In Marivivens aquimaris, one genomic interval encodes:
- the mobA gene encoding molybdenum cofactor guanylyltransferase MobA: protein MHKPPAVILAGGKATRMGGGDKPLMHWRGRPLIEHVLEGLAGQVGDIAINAGGDPARYAGYGEVVADGLPDCGPLSGLLTALEWAEGNEVLVVAGDTVCLPHDLVQRLTAPSYAASLVDGEWRAHPTLGLWQTSLAPHLRAYLESGERRVMGWAKQVGAKEVRFDGDIFRNFNTPKDLES, encoded by the coding sequence ATGCACAAACCACCGGCAGTCATCCTCGCAGGCGGCAAGGCCACGCGCATGGGCGGCGGCGACAAACCGTTGATGCACTGGCGCGGGCGTCCGCTGATCGAGCATGTGCTGGAAGGCCTAGCAGGTCAGGTGGGAGATATCGCGATCAACGCGGGCGGCGATCCAGCGCGGTATGCGGGATATGGCGAAGTCGTCGCGGACGGCCTGCCCGACTGCGGACCGCTGTCGGGACTGTTGACTGCGCTGGAATGGGCCGAGGGCAACGAAGTGCTTGTCGTCGCCGGTGATACGGTTTGCCTGCCGCACGATCTGGTACAGCGGCTGACGGCCCCCTCCTATGCCGCCTCGCTGGTGGACGGCGAATGGCGGGCGCATCCCACGTTGGGTCTTTGGCAGACCAGCCTTGCACCACATCTGCGCGCATATTTAGAAAGTGGCGAGCGACGTGTGATGGGCTGGGCCAAGCAGGTCGGCGCGAAGGAAGTCCGGTTCGACGGCGACATCTTCCGCAACTTCAACACGCCCAAAGATCTGGAAAGCTAG
- a CDS encoding ABC transporter permease subunit, with the protein MRFSQTLESAYASKADLVLAALLAVAGVALIWLNQADGSHFTGGLLIAFAVFVAAYRINRRLAVIAVPYLWLLVFFLVPFIIVVKISLSDPAIAIPPYTPTLEMSEGWTGLKSFFGNLDFENFEFLASDPLYYTAYLSSAKIAIISTAITLLVAFPIAYGMAKASEEWRPTLMMLVILPFWTSFLIRVYAWMGILGREGFLNSFLLWLGIIDEPLTMLNTNFAVYVGIVYTYLPFMILPIYATLEKLDVSLLEAAEDLGCTRTQGFWLVTLPLSMPGIIAGCFLVFIPVLGEFVIPSLLGGSDTLMIGKILYEEFFSNRDWPVASAVAVILLLILVVPIVLFQRNQQKQAEADQ; encoded by the coding sequence ATGCGCTTTTCCCAAACTCTGGAGTCGGCATACGCCAGTAAGGCCGATCTGGTCCTTGCCGCCCTGCTCGCAGTGGCAGGCGTCGCATTGATCTGGCTGAACCAAGCGGATGGCAGCCACTTTACCGGCGGCTTGCTGATTGCCTTCGCGGTTTTCGTCGCGGCCTACCGTATCAACCGCCGTCTTGCCGTGATCGCGGTACCCTACCTGTGGCTGCTGGTGTTCTTCCTCGTGCCCTTCATCATCGTGGTGAAGATTTCACTGTCGGACCCCGCCATCGCGATCCCGCCCTATACCCCGACGCTTGAGATGTCGGAGGGATGGACCGGCCTTAAGTCGTTCTTCGGCAATCTGGACTTCGAGAATTTCGAATTCCTCGCCAGCGACCCGCTTTACTACACCGCCTATTTGTCCTCGGCCAAAATCGCGATCATCTCGACCGCGATCACATTGCTTGTCGCCTTCCCGATTGCATACGGCATGGCGAAAGCCTCCGAGGAATGGCGCCCGACCTTGATGATGCTTGTTATTTTGCCGTTCTGGACCTCGTTCCTGATCCGCGTTTATGCATGGATGGGCATTCTGGGTCGCGAAGGGTTCCTGAACAGCTTCCTGCTGTGGCTCGGGATCATCGACGAGCCGCTGACCATGCTGAACACGAATTTCGCGGTCTATGTCGGCATCGTCTACACCTACCTGCCGTTCATGATCCTGCCGATTTATGCGACGCTGGAAAAGCTGGACGTCTCGCTGCTCGAAGCGGCCGAAGACCTTGGCTGCACCCGTACGCAAGGCTTCTGGCTCGTCACCCTGCCCCTTTCGATGCCGGGTATCATCGCGGGCTGTTTCCTCGTGTTCATCCCCGTGCTCGGCGAATTCGTAATCCCGTCGCTGCTTGGCGGATCAGACACGCTGATGATCGGTAAGATCCTGTATGAAGAGTTCTTCTCCAACCGCGACTGGCCGGTGGCCTCTGCGGTAGCGGTGATCCTGCTGCTGATCCTCGTGGTCCCGATCGTGCTGTTCCAGCGCAACCAGCAAAAACAGGCGGAGGCTGACCAATGA
- a CDS encoding ABC transporter ATP-binding protein, producing the protein MAELSKTPVVFAPWNDPNEKPLIQFKNVTKRFGDFTAIDNLTLDIYAKEFFALLGPSGCGKTTLMRMLAGFEMPSEGQILLGGQDIVKVPPNKRPVNMMFQSYALFPHLSVFDNIAFGLRRSDMPKDQIKDRVAEMLRLTRLEKFAKRKPHQISGGQRQRVALARSLAKAPKLLLLDEPLGALDKKLRNDTQFELMDIQEKTGTTFVIVTHDQEEAMTVASRIAVMDNGKLIQVDTPSGIYEEPNSVYVADFIGDVNIIEGNAKVVEGGIEIHYAEGAAPIHAKTDKHITDGQRVSYAIRPEKIAVTSEPMTDRANHAHGTILDIGYLGHLSSYFVTLGNGQKVEASMTNSRRLSRRDFTWEDNVWLSWTDTAGVVLTE; encoded by the coding sequence ATGGCCGAACTTTCCAAAACGCCGGTAGTCTTTGCCCCGTGGAATGACCCCAACGAAAAGCCGCTGATCCAGTTCAAGAACGTGACCAAGCGGTTTGGTGATTTCACCGCAATCGACAACCTGACCCTCGACATCTACGCCAAGGAATTCTTTGCTCTCCTCGGCCCGTCGGGCTGCGGCAAGACCACGCTAATGCGGATGCTCGCAGGTTTCGAGATGCCGAGCGAAGGCCAGATCCTTCTTGGCGGACAGGACATCGTGAAAGTTCCCCCAAACAAGCGCCCCGTTAACATGATGTTCCAAAGCTACGCGCTGTTCCCGCACCTGAGCGTGTTCGACAACATCGCTTTCGGTCTGCGCCGCTCCGACATGCCCAAAGACCAGATCAAGGACCGCGTTGCAGAGATGCTCCGTCTCACGCGACTTGAGAAGTTTGCCAAGCGCAAACCCCACCAGATATCCGGTGGCCAGCGCCAGCGCGTCGCCCTCGCCCGCTCGCTCGCCAAGGCACCCAAGCTCCTGCTGCTCGACGAGCCGCTTGGCGCGCTTGATAAAAAGCTGCGCAACGACACGCAGTTCGAACTGATGGACATTCAGGAGAAGACGGGCACGACCTTCGTCATCGTGACCCACGACCAAGAAGAAGCGATGACCGTCGCCAGCCGCATCGCGGTCATGGACAACGGCAAGCTCATTCAGGTCGACACGCCCTCCGGCATCTACGAAGAGCCCAACAGCGTCTATGTGGCCGACTTTATTGGTGATGTGAACATCATCGAAGGCAACGCAAAGGTCGTCGAAGGCGGGATCGAAATCCACTACGCCGAAGGTGCCGCGCCGATCCATGCCAAGACGGACAAACACATCACCGACGGCCAGCGCGTGTCCTACGCCATCCGCCCCGAGAAAATCGCTGTGACTTCTGAACCGATGACCGACCGCGCAAACCACGCGCACGGCACCATTCTCGACATCGGCTACCTTGGTCACCTGTCGAGCTACTTCGTCACGTTGGGCAACGGTCAGAAGGTCGAGGCCTCGATGACCAACAGCCGCCGCCTGTCGCGCCGCGACTTCACTTGGGAAGACAATGTCTGGCTGTCGTGGACCGACACCGCCGGCGTTGTGCTGACCGAGTAA
- a CDS encoding DUF2478 domain-containing protein, which yields MLGYIIATKTQTANTTLTEVSRRLLAEGVTLVGACQINDDPQDGTPYHMDLHLIPDGDIIRISQNLGPLASGCRLDGAALEQAAGKVQTKLSGAPQMLLANKFGKQEAEGRGFRPVVGEALAAGIPCLLAVRDETVPAFIEFTDGMGEELPNDVDAVMAWAKQTLLETA from the coding sequence ATGCTCGGCTATATCATCGCGACCAAAACGCAGACCGCCAATACCACTCTGACCGAGGTGTCTCGCCGCTTGCTGGCGGAAGGCGTCACGCTGGTCGGTGCCTGCCAGATCAACGACGATCCGCAGGACGGCACGCCCTATCACATGGACCTGCACCTGATCCCCGATGGCGATATCATCCGCATCAGCCAGAACCTCGGCCCGCTGGCGTCGGGTTGCCGACTGGATGGGGCCGCGTTGGAGCAAGCTGCTGGCAAGGTTCAAACAAAGCTGTCAGGTGCGCCGCAGATGTTGCTCGCCAACAAATTCGGCAAGCAAGAGGCTGAGGGACGCGGGTTCCGTCCCGTGGTGGGCGAAGCGCTCGCCGCCGGAATTCCCTGTCTGCTCGCCGTGCGTGACGAAACCGTACCTGCGTTCATCGAATTCACCGATGGCATGGGGGAAGAGCTTCCCAACGATGTCGATGCGGTGATGGCGTGGGCCAAGCAGACGTTGCTGGAGACAGCATAA
- a CDS encoding DUF475 domain-containing protein → MPATTAHKSVLRYFYLAFIVTAIGLVLSTFVGWSMHGTVKGLVNVLFITAVLSVLEISLSFDNAIVNANKLREMTPVWQHRFLTWGILIAVFGMRIVFPVLVVAIAAKVGPLQAVNLALSHPHEYAEIMEGARVPISAFGGTFLLMVALSYFFDPDKEVHWLPGVERLMAKVGGAKFLVVTIVLGTITFVSSLFDPLMSSLFLRSAIWGLLTFLLVEVLSDYLDTGNTGVAASGGLGAFLYLEVLDASFSFDGVIGAFALTQNLFIIAIGLGIGAMYVRSMTVMLVEKGTLNEYRYLENGAFWSILVLAIIMFVQVTHHVPEALTGLIGGVLIGASFFASVRHNRIHGS, encoded by the coding sequence ATGCCAGCGACTACAGCGCACAAATCTGTGCTGCGCTATTTTTATCTTGCTTTTATAGTCACTGCTATCGGTCTGGTGCTGAGCACCTTTGTCGGCTGGAGCATGCACGGCACCGTCAAGGGCCTCGTGAATGTTCTGTTCATCACGGCGGTCCTGTCCGTGCTGGAAATCTCGCTTTCCTTCGACAACGCCATCGTCAACGCCAATAAACTGCGGGAAATGACGCCTGTCTGGCAGCACCGTTTCCTGACGTGGGGTATCCTGATCGCGGTCTTTGGCATGCGGATCGTGTTCCCCGTTCTGGTCGTCGCGATTGCCGCCAAGGTAGGGCCGCTTCAGGCGGTCAATCTGGCTCTGTCGCATCCACACGAATATGCCGAGATCATGGAAGGCGCCCGCGTGCCGATCAGCGCATTCGGCGGCACATTCCTTTTGATGGTCGCGCTTTCCTATTTCTTCGACCCCGACAAAGAGGTCCACTGGCTCCCCGGTGTGGAGCGTCTGATGGCGAAGGTCGGCGGCGCGAAGTTCCTCGTCGTGACCATCGTTCTGGGCACGATTACCTTTGTCTCCAGCCTGTTCGATCCGCTGATGAGTTCGCTGTTCCTCCGCTCCGCGATCTGGGGACTGCTGACGTTCCTGCTGGTCGAGGTGCTGAGCGATTATCTTGATACGGGCAACACGGGCGTTGCCGCGTCGGGCGGTCTGGGCGCGTTCCTCTACCTCGAAGTACTGGACGCGTCGTTCAGTTTCGACGGCGTAATCGGCGCGTTTGCCTTGACGCAGAACCTTTTCATCATCGCGATCGGCCTCGGCATCGGTGCGATGTATGTGCGATCAATGACGGTGATGCTGGTCGAGAAGGGGACCTTGAACGAATATCGCTACCTCGAGAACGGAGCCTTCTGGTCGATCCTCGTGCTTGCGATTATCATGTTCGTGCAAGTCACCCACCACGTACCCGAAGCTCTCACCGGCCTCATCGGGGGCGTCTTGATCGGAGCCTCGTTCTTTGCATCCGTCCGGCACAACCGCATCCATGGAAGCTGA
- a CDS encoding ABC transporter permease: protein MKKMSWFNLTSLTLGFAFLYIPMIILVIFSFNGGRNVAIWGGFSTKWYGELFHDEKFLDAAWVTLRVAFATATLSTILGTITAYVLVRGGKFYGRTLFSGMTYAPLVMPDVILGLSLLLLFKAMFNQMGMLTIVLAHTTFAMCYVSVVVSSRLLTFDQSLEEAASDLGASAFDTFINVTLPNIAPAVISGWLLAFTLSLDDLVIASFTTGPGATTLPIEIFSEVRRGVKPQINALSTIMIAIVTVGVLIFSFSSKRRTLKRMADEQKAN, encoded by the coding sequence ATGAAGAAAATGAGCTGGTTCAACCTCACGTCGCTGACGCTGGGTTTCGCGTTCCTCTACATCCCGATGATCATCCTCGTGATTTTCTCGTTCAACGGTGGCCGCAACGTCGCGATCTGGGGCGGCTTTTCGACCAAGTGGTACGGCGAACTGTTCCACGACGAGAAGTTCCTCGACGCCGCTTGGGTGACATTGCGGGTGGCCTTCGCCACGGCAACGCTGTCCACGATCCTCGGCACCATCACGGCCTATGTCTTGGTGCGCGGAGGCAAGTTCTACGGCCGCACGCTTTTCTCGGGCATGACCTACGCGCCGCTCGTGATGCCGGACGTGATCCTCGGTCTGTCGCTGCTGTTGCTGTTTAAGGCGATGTTCAACCAGATGGGCATGCTGACCATCGTGCTGGCACACACGACCTTCGCGATGTGCTACGTGTCGGTGGTCGTATCGTCCCGCCTGCTGACCTTCGACCAGTCGCTGGAAGAAGCCGCGTCGGACCTTGGCGCGTCGGCATTCGACACGTTCATCAATGTGACGCTGCCGAACATTGCGCCTGCGGTCATCTCCGGCTGGTTGCTCGCGTTCACGCTGTCGCTCGATGACCTCGTGATTGCGTCCTTCACCACAGGCCCCGGCGCCACCACCCTGCCGATCGAGATTTTCTCGGAAGTGCGGCGCGGTGTGAAACCGCAGATCAACGCGCTTTCGACGATCATGATCGCGATTGTGACGGTGGGTGTGCTGATCTTCTCGTTCTCGTCGAAACGCCGAACCCTCAAGCGGATGGCGGACGAGCAGAAAGCGAACTGA
- a CDS encoding sulfurtransferase TusA family protein translates to MEADREVDAIGLLCPLPVLKARKVLEAMEPGQVLRLLASDKMAAVDLPLFCREAGHEFLGATDVDGGTAYLIRRS, encoded by the coding sequence ATGGAAGCTGATCGCGAAGTCGACGCGATCGGCCTGCTGTGCCCGCTGCCTGTGCTGAAGGCCCGCAAGGTGCTCGAAGCGATGGAGCCGGGGCAGGTGCTGCGCCTGCTGGCATCGGACAAGATGGCGGCGGTGGACCTGCCGCTTTTCTGCCGCGAGGCGGGACATGAGTTTCTGGGCGCAACGGATGTCGATGGCGGCACGGCCTATCTGATCCGCAGGAGCTAG
- a CDS encoding accessory factor UbiK family protein translates to MQTRNKILDDFSQLMTNAMGVAQGAKDEANNAMKSMLDRWLAERDFVTREEFDAVRLMAQKAREENEALKARLDALENK, encoded by the coding sequence ATGCAGACGCGTAACAAGATCCTTGATGATTTTTCCCAGCTGATGACCAATGCCATGGGCGTGGCCCAGGGTGCCAAGGACGAAGCGAACAACGCTATGAAGTCCATGCTGGACCGCTGGCTGGCCGAACGCGACTTCGTGACCCGCGAAGAGTTCGACGCTGTCCGCCTGATGGCCCAGAAGGCCCGCGAAGAGAACGAAGCGCTCAAGGCGCGGCTCGACGCACTGGAAAACAAGTAA